A region from the Salinivibrio kushneri genome encodes:
- a CDS encoding PhoX family protein — protein sequence MSKHIDQRPLDAEPEFNRFIDAAVSRRRFLQGAGAASTVAFFAANPVAKAVAGSMSKSELLGFEAIPTSTADTVSVPAGYKADVLVSWGDPIFANAPAFSQQNNADAQAQQFGDNNDGMTFFPLANDRALLAVNNEYINDEYLFTHSGENISADDARKSQAAHGVSLVELKKVDGRWVVNPQGRLNRRITAYTEMAMTGPAASHSLLKTAADPSGQKILGTFNNCANGETPWGTYLTCEENFNGYFASEKTVTLGKTYQRYGISDSDWGYDWYKHDERFDVAKHPNEPHRFGWVVEIDPMDPNSTPKKRSALGRFKHENAALTVNDDGHVVVYMGDDERGEHLYKFVSEGKYDPSKGRANRDLLENGTLYVAKFTGSDDELKGQGEWLELTFGKNGLTPENGFPDQASVLIFAREAATQVGATTMDRPEWVAVHADNKHVFCTLTNNKHRGVKDSQPLNAANPRTKNPYGHIIRWAPTQGDHTQATFEWDIFVMAGHPEKQSGLMAGTDNINKDNMFNSPDGIGFDRAGRLWIQTDGDYSNEGDFAGMGNNQMLCADTQTGEIRRFLTGPTSCEITGLTFTPDSRTMFVGVQHPGAHFPAGGDGIPRSSVIMITKDDGGVIGT from the coding sequence GTGAGCAAGCATATTGACCAACGTCCGCTGGACGCAGAACCCGAATTCAATCGCTTTATTGATGCCGCCGTCAGTCGTCGCCGCTTTTTACAAGGCGCGGGCGCAGCCAGTACAGTCGCTTTTTTTGCCGCTAACCCTGTCGCAAAGGCCGTGGCTGGCAGCATGAGCAAAAGTGAACTGCTTGGGTTTGAAGCCATCCCCACCTCAACCGCTGATACAGTCAGCGTCCCTGCGGGTTATAAGGCAGATGTACTTGTGTCTTGGGGAGATCCTATTTTTGCCAATGCCCCTGCGTTTTCTCAACAAAACAACGCCGATGCGCAAGCGCAGCAGTTTGGCGACAATAATGATGGCATGACATTTTTCCCGCTCGCCAATGATCGCGCCTTGCTCGCGGTCAATAACGAGTACATCAACGATGAGTATTTGTTTACGCACAGTGGAGAAAACATCTCAGCCGATGATGCGCGTAAATCACAAGCAGCGCACGGTGTCTCCTTGGTTGAGCTCAAAAAAGTCGATGGTCGTTGGGTAGTGAATCCACAAGGCCGCTTAAACCGCCGTATTACCGCGTATACAGAAATGGCAATGACAGGTCCTGCTGCCAGCCACTCATTGCTTAAAACCGCGGCTGACCCCTCGGGTCAGAAGATCCTCGGCACCTTTAACAATTGTGCCAACGGCGAAACGCCTTGGGGCACCTATCTCACCTGCGAAGAGAACTTCAACGGCTATTTTGCCAGCGAAAAAACCGTTACCTTAGGCAAAACCTATCAGCGCTACGGTATCAGCGATAGTGATTGGGGATACGACTGGTATAAACACGACGAGCGCTTTGATGTCGCCAAGCATCCTAATGAACCTCACCGCTTTGGCTGGGTGGTCGAAATTGATCCTATGGATCCCAACTCAACCCCGAAAAAGCGCAGTGCACTGGGTCGATTTAAGCACGAAAATGCCGCGCTAACGGTCAATGATGATGGTCATGTCGTTGTGTATATGGGCGATGATGAACGTGGCGAGCACCTGTATAAATTTGTCTCTGAAGGAAAATACGATCCGAGTAAAGGTCGTGCTAATCGCGATTTGCTCGAAAATGGCACCTTATATGTCGCCAAATTTACTGGCAGCGACGACGAGCTAAAAGGCCAAGGAGAGTGGTTAGAGCTCACCTTTGGTAAAAATGGCCTAACGCCAGAGAACGGCTTTCCTGATCAAGCTAGCGTGCTCATTTTTGCCCGCGAAGCCGCGACGCAAGTGGGGGCGACCACCATGGACCGCCCAGAGTGGGTCGCCGTGCACGCCGACAACAAACATGTTTTCTGCACCCTCACCAATAACAAACACCGCGGCGTGAAAGACAGCCAGCCATTAAATGCGGCCAACCCACGCACCAAAAACCCGTATGGTCATATTATTCGCTGGGCACCGACCCAAGGCGACCATACTCAGGCGACCTTTGAGTGGGACATCTTCGTGATGGCCGGCCACCCCGAGAAGCAATCTGGATTAATGGCAGGTACCGATAACATCAACAAAGACAATATGTTTAACAGCCCAGATGGTATCGGCTTTGATCGCGCAGGACGTCTTTGGATCCAAACCGACGGCGATTACTCCAACGAGGGCGACTTTGCTGGCATGGGCAATAACCAAATGCTCTGTGCCGACACGCAAACGGGGGAAATTCGTCGCTTCCTCACCGGGCCTACATCATGCGAGATCACAGGACTGACCTTTACGCCCGACTCACGCACTATGTTTGTGGGCGTGCAACATCCAGGCGCGCACTTCCCTGCAGGCGGTGACGGCATTCCTCGCTCTTCGGTTATCATGATCACCAAAGACGACGGTGGCGTAATCGGGACCTAA
- a CDS encoding lipase family protein: MKRLKRYQYERYAILCRASYPAYFNHTQYGFSPSGRRDIYDRWGRCIIRVLWRDDDDVVVVFRGSQTLWDWLVNCACGPKRIRMANAYCCVHWGFHYLLTQKSLPWQQHKRRYQAMTTSQFADVAHAADMASLDGNTVLDKLCSALSPLVQANKKVSFIGHSSGGAMAVLAAAMLQPQMGSAIKRIVTFGQPAAGMWRFKQHYPFHTKTYRICCDVDIITFLPGIPLLYWHVGRLLWLHENKIYTDTSSLIRVLRVLFSWLARPIAYHYMDKYIRRKDYFDQH; this comes from the coding sequence ATGAAGCGACTAAAGCGGTATCAATACGAGCGGTATGCCATTTTATGCCGCGCCTCTTATCCTGCCTATTTTAATCACACGCAGTACGGCTTCAGTCCGAGTGGGCGACGCGATATTTACGATCGCTGGGGGCGTTGTATTATTCGCGTGCTATGGCGAGATGATGACGATGTGGTGGTGGTATTTCGCGGCTCGCAAACCTTGTGGGACTGGCTGGTAAATTGTGCCTGTGGTCCTAAGCGTATTCGCATGGCTAACGCTTATTGTTGCGTACACTGGGGGTTTCACTACTTACTGACACAAAAAAGTTTGCCATGGCAACAGCACAAACGTCGTTACCAAGCAATGACCACCAGCCAGTTTGCTGATGTCGCACATGCCGCGGATATGGCTTCCTTAGACGGCAATACGGTGCTCGATAAACTCTGCTCCGCCCTTTCCCCTTTGGTCCAGGCCAACAAAAAAGTCTCTTTTATTGGCCACTCGTCAGGCGGCGCGATGGCGGTCCTTGCCGCGGCGATGCTTCAACCACAGATGGGCAGTGCTATTAAACGCATCGTCACCTTTGGTCAACCCGCTGCCGGTATGTGGCGCTTTAAGCAGCACTATCCTTTTCACACCAAAACCTACCGTATCTGTTGTGATGTCGACATTATTACCTTCTTACCCGGTATTCCTTTGCTGTATTGGCATGTCGGTCGGCTTCTATGGCTACATGAAAACAAAATCTATACCGACACGTCGTCACTGATTCGCGTGCTGCGGGTTTTATTTAGCTGGCTCGCACGCCCCATCGCTTATCACTACATGGATAAATACATCCGACGCAAAGATTACTTTGACCAACACTAA
- a CDS encoding type 2 periplasmic-binding domain-containing protein — translation MKGLWALLLTLAVTWPVSAKTTYVVGVQSFSQYYPYSAYSNRNYSGFNRELLDMFANEYHYRFVYKALPLRRLDRRFVEGAFDLKYPDSPDWGQKIKKKASVTYSDSVVSYTNGVMVIDQYYGRPLDEFRLLGTVTGFTPHPYQSRINAGKIRVDESYQYDSLLMKVISGRVDGGYTNIDVAQFYLDQMGLKKGSVKFDDALPHVKGTHHLSTIHYPKLIKEFNQFLADNHAKVTELKARYGLE, via the coding sequence ATGAAAGGACTATGGGCGTTACTGTTAACATTAGCGGTTACATGGCCGGTGAGCGCTAAGACCACGTATGTGGTTGGCGTACAGAGTTTTTCACAGTATTACCCGTATTCAGCCTATTCTAATCGCAACTATTCTGGCTTTAACCGAGAGCTTTTGGATATGTTTGCCAATGAATATCACTACCGTTTCGTTTATAAAGCGCTACCGTTAAGACGGCTCGATCGTCGATTTGTTGAAGGCGCCTTTGATCTAAAATATCCCGACAGTCCAGATTGGGGGCAAAAAATTAAAAAGAAAGCCAGTGTCACATACAGTGATTCTGTGGTGAGCTATACGAATGGCGTCATGGTCATTGACCAATATTATGGCCGGCCTTTGGATGAATTCCGTTTACTCGGTACCGTTACTGGCTTCACACCTCATCCTTATCAATCTCGCATCAACGCAGGGAAAATACGTGTTGATGAAAGCTATCAATATGATTCGCTGTTAATGAAAGTCATTAGTGGTCGCGTTGATGGAGGCTATACCAATATTGACGTCGCACAGTTTTATCTTGACCAAATGGGGCTAAAAAAAGGCTCCGTCAAATTTGATGATGCCCTCCCACATGTGAAAGGAACACACCACCTTTCGACGATTCACTATCCAAAACTGATTAAAGAATTTAACCAATTTTTAGCCGATAATCATGCCAAGGTCACTGAGCTGAAAGCGCGTTATGGGCTTGAGTAA
- a CDS encoding TetR/AcrR family transcriptional regulator has translation MNKNEIASRAMRQHILSTTLEIVGNEGLAALTATKLGKKAGISKGALYHHFDNLDAVKYAAVDELISMFLAVAEPANFDDFESYLEVTGDTLYLTMQCEPYAMKAMYSFTTQALFDEQFRVAIQRFSQHGLTEYTRAIEYFYQGKIPQHQIDTAIRVVDAFFLGAGLQSYVLQGDDQFRQNWALFSQMLLTQLGER, from the coding sequence ATGAACAAAAACGAAATTGCGTCGCGTGCTATGCGCCAACATATTCTTTCGACTACGCTAGAAATCGTTGGAAATGAGGGGCTTGCTGCGTTAACGGCAACAAAATTAGGGAAGAAAGCCGGGATCAGTAAAGGGGCGTTGTATCATCATTTTGACAACCTTGATGCCGTCAAATATGCAGCGGTTGATGAACTAATCTCTATGTTTCTCGCCGTGGCCGAGCCTGCCAATTTTGATGATTTTGAGAGTTATCTCGAAGTGACAGGGGATACCTTGTATCTCACCATGCAATGTGAGCCCTATGCGATGAAAGCGATGTATAGCTTTACCACCCAAGCCTTATTTGATGAACAGTTTAGGGTCGCTATTCAGCGTTTTTCTCAACATGGGTTAACGGAATATACACGCGCAATTGAGTACTTCTATCAGGGAAAAATCCCGCAGCATCAAATTGATACGGCGATTCGTGTCGTGGATGCGTTTTTCCTTGGAGCGGGGTTGCAAAGTTATGTCTTGCAGGGGGACGATCAGTTTCGTCAAAATTGGGCGTTATTTTCGCAAATGTTACTCACGCAACTGGGTGAGCGATAA
- a CDS encoding YebC/PmpR family DNA-binding transcriptional regulator, whose protein sequence is MGRSFEVRKASMAKTQGAKIKVYSKYGKEIYVCAKNGGSDPESNLSLRRLIEKAKKDQVPGHVIDKALDKANGTGGENYEVARYEGFGPGSCAVIVDCLTDNNSRTYMDVRQCFVKNDAKIGTPGAVSHMFEHQAVFQFKGEDEEGTLEALVMADVDVSDIEADEGVITVFAPHTEFFKVKNALSDFLGDTPIDLEEITFVPQIDTQVSGDDVERFEKFLDMLNDCDDVQNVYHNAELI, encoded by the coding sequence ATGGGACGAAGTTTTGAAGTTCGTAAAGCGTCAATGGCGAAAACCCAGGGCGCGAAAATTAAGGTGTATTCAAAGTACGGTAAAGAGATTTACGTCTGTGCTAAAAATGGTGGCTCGGATCCTGAGAGCAATCTATCACTGCGTCGTTTGATTGAGAAAGCCAAAAAAGACCAGGTGCCTGGCCACGTGATCGACAAAGCGCTCGATAAAGCCAATGGCACAGGTGGCGAAAACTATGAAGTGGCGCGTTACGAAGGCTTTGGGCCAGGTAGCTGCGCGGTGATAGTGGATTGCTTAACGGATAATAACAGCCGTACTTATATGGACGTACGCCAGTGCTTTGTGAAAAACGATGCGAAAATTGGCACGCCCGGTGCGGTGTCTCATATGTTTGAGCACCAAGCTGTTTTCCAGTTTAAAGGCGAGGATGAAGAAGGCACGCTTGAGGCCTTGGTGATGGCTGATGTGGATGTGTCAGACATCGAAGCAGACGAAGGAGTGATTACCGTTTTTGCCCCTCATACAGAGTTTTTCAAAGTGAAAAATGCGCTAAGTGACTTTCTTGGCGACACGCCGATTGATCTTGAAGAGATCACCTTTGTGCCTCAAATCGACACTCAGGTCAGCGGCGACGATGTTGAACGTTTTGAAAAGTTCCTCGATATGCTTAACGACTGCGACGACGTGCAAAATGTCTACCACAACGCAGAGCTAATCTAA
- a CDS encoding methyl-accepting chemotaxis protein, with protein sequence MKLKYKMLVSLLGVGCIPALIISLLSLHTASSSLEHQTFSQLEALREVKQSAVTRYFQTAEGQIITTAETPSVSNTMASMIDAMETLPSHTAQASSQLTRYYQRHLIDPLDEISTETLPSAQDLVSNLTPQTVALQKAYLIDNPNPVGEKGAYQTSGQLSQYDQAHQTIHPYLRDVQEKFGYYDIFMIEANQGHILYSAAKELDFGTSLTTGLFSTSGLADAFRQAKTLADGDTVIIDFSPYTASNNAPAGFMASPIYHDGSVIGVLAYQFPIDKLSAIMAERDGLGNTGETYLVGPDNLMRSDSFLDAEHRSVFASFMQPAQGSVETLAVERAMQGETGIDVINDYNGNPVLSAYAPLTVSGLSWAIIAEMDVKEAFAALNELQGLIITVLVIAVTAIVVTAILLTRSITRPIGGEPAEMAKMVQTIADGDLRVRFDASPKATGIYRSMRAMATNLTTMVCDIIGATNQQAAAAEQLSSSSVQTLTNFEAQNARTEQVAAAMEEMTATANQISSSSASTADATEKARSLIHNGDQQVTESVDAMQDLVTRLNHAKEQTDALGQSAEDISSILQTIGQIADQTNLLALNAAIEAARAGEQGRGFAVVADEVRTLSQSTQQATSEITQMIDNLQHNSSTTTQAISESATTANYVSERAETSLSSLKQAVNAVDEIADMAMQMASASEEQSLVATEINQNLEEINTMTGENRQAMDQITQATHNLSELSHTLKGHTQKFQCKQA encoded by the coding sequence ATGAAGCTCAAATATAAAATGTTAGTTAGCTTATTGGGTGTGGGTTGCATCCCCGCGTTAATCATTAGTTTGCTTTCTCTTCATACCGCCTCGTCGTCACTCGAGCATCAAACGTTTAGTCAGCTAGAAGCGTTGAGAGAGGTAAAACAATCAGCGGTCACACGCTACTTTCAAACGGCTGAAGGACAGATAATTACCACCGCTGAAACCCCTTCCGTGTCCAACACCATGGCCAGCATGATTGATGCCATGGAGACACTCCCTTCTCATACCGCCCAGGCAAGCTCACAACTGACCCGCTATTATCAGCGTCACCTCATTGATCCACTTGATGAGATCAGCACAGAGACACTACCCAGCGCACAGGATCTGGTGAGCAATCTAACGCCACAAACGGTGGCGCTACAAAAAGCCTACTTAATCGACAACCCTAACCCCGTGGGAGAAAAAGGCGCATATCAAACCAGTGGCCAATTGTCTCAGTACGATCAAGCGCATCAAACCATCCATCCCTACTTACGCGATGTTCAAGAAAAGTTTGGTTACTACGACATCTTTATGATCGAAGCAAACCAAGGCCACATCCTTTACTCGGCCGCTAAAGAGCTTGATTTCGGCACGTCGCTAACAACGGGTCTGTTTAGTACGTCCGGCCTAGCTGACGCTTTCCGTCAAGCGAAAACGTTAGCAGATGGCGATACCGTGATTATTGATTTCTCACCCTACACCGCCTCAAACAACGCACCAGCAGGGTTTATGGCATCGCCGATTTATCACGACGGTAGCGTCATTGGTGTGCTCGCCTATCAATTCCCGATAGATAAGCTCAGTGCGATTATGGCAGAGCGAGATGGACTGGGAAACACAGGCGAAACCTATCTCGTCGGACCAGATAACTTGATGCGCTCAGACTCCTTCTTAGATGCCGAGCATCGGTCGGTTTTCGCCTCCTTTATGCAACCTGCGCAAGGCAGCGTTGAAACACTGGCCGTTGAGCGTGCGATGCAAGGCGAAACCGGGATCGATGTCATTAATGATTACAACGGTAATCCCGTTCTCTCTGCCTACGCCCCGCTGACGGTCAGTGGACTCAGCTGGGCAATCATTGCGGAAATGGACGTTAAAGAGGCGTTCGCAGCACTCAACGAACTGCAAGGACTCATTATCACCGTGTTGGTGATTGCGGTGACTGCGATCGTAGTCACTGCTATTCTATTGACGCGTTCGATTACCCGCCCAATAGGTGGCGAACCGGCTGAGATGGCCAAGATGGTACAAACAATTGCCGACGGTGATCTGAGAGTGCGCTTTGACGCAAGCCCTAAAGCAACGGGGATTTATCGCTCCATGCGTGCGATGGCAACCAACCTCACGACCATGGTGTGCGATATTATCGGCGCCACTAACCAACAAGCGGCTGCGGCTGAGCAGTTATCCTCCTCGAGCGTGCAAACACTCACTAACTTTGAAGCCCAAAACGCCCGGACAGAGCAAGTGGCGGCAGCGATGGAAGAAATGACAGCGACTGCCAATCAAATTTCCTCCAGTTCCGCCTCGACAGCGGATGCTACCGAAAAGGCGCGTTCACTTATCCATAACGGTGATCAACAAGTGACCGAGTCTGTCGATGCGATGCAAGATCTTGTCACGCGTCTCAATCACGCCAAAGAGCAAACGGATGCGCTCGGGCAAAGCGCTGAAGATATCTCCAGCATATTGCAAACGATTGGCCAAATTGCGGATCAAACCAACCTGTTAGCATTGAATGCAGCCATTGAAGCGGCACGCGCGGGCGAACAAGGTCGCGGCTTTGCGGTCGTCGCCGACGAAGTGCGCACACTGTCGCAAAGCACACAACAAGCGACCAGTGAGATCACGCAGATGATTGATAATCTTCAGCATAACTCCAGCACCACAACACAAGCTATCTCAGAGAGTGCGACAACCGCCAACTATGTCTCAGAACGCGCAGAAACAAGCTTATCGTCGCTCAAGCAAGCGGTGAATGCGGTGGATGAAATTGCAGACATGGCGATGCAAATGGCCAGTGCCTCAGAGGAGCAATCTCTCGTGGCGACGGAGATTAACCAAAACTTGGAAGAGATCAACACCATGACAGGTGAAAACCGTCAAGCAATGGATCAAATCACTCAAGCGACACACAATCTCAGCGAACTCTCTCATACACTAAAAGGCCACACGCAAAAATTTCAGTGCAAACAAGCCTAA
- a CDS encoding bifunctional GNAT family N-acetyltransferase/carbon-nitrogen hydrolase family protein has protein sequence MDENTATLLNLRVIEVSDYQPLAELMDLVFPDVGGAWPKSTIMQLVTAFPDGQICIEDNGKIVAAALTLKVSYNRFSLPHTYADIITDDGVVFHNAKGDALYGLDVFVHPDYRGHRLGRRLYEARKDLCQALNLKAILAGGRIPGYHKHNDVSVTDYINKVRRKEVHDPILSFQLSNDFDVKRLMNRYLPEDDKSAGYATLLEWDNFFYEEDASSVHDIEKTIVRLGVVQWQMRHVLSVDDLLNQAEFFVSSLANYQSDFALFPEFFCAPLMGLAPDKRSVEAIRFLSEFTQAIKQRFSQLAVTYNINIIAGSMPVLENGKLYNVSYLMHRDGSIDEQYKIHITPHEQRDWVIDGGDTVKVIETDAGRVGILTCYDAEFPELGRILAEQGVQILFVPFWTDTKNGYLRVRLCAQARAIENECYVAIGGSVGNLPRVDNVDIQYAESAVFSPSDVYFPHDATLAEANANTEMMIFADVDLDKLKMLHERGSVTNLKHRRPKLYASHLSQE, from the coding sequence ATGGATGAGAACACCGCCACGCTACTGAATCTACGTGTCATTGAAGTCAGCGACTATCAGCCCTTAGCAGAGTTGATGGATCTCGTCTTCCCGGATGTCGGCGGTGCTTGGCCTAAGAGCACGATCATGCAACTGGTCACCGCTTTCCCGGATGGCCAGATATGCATTGAAGATAATGGAAAAATCGTCGCCGCCGCGTTAACGCTTAAAGTATCCTACAACCGCTTTTCGCTGCCGCATACCTATGCCGACATCATTACGGATGATGGTGTGGTGTTCCACAACGCAAAAGGGGATGCACTGTATGGCCTCGACGTGTTTGTACACCCTGATTATCGTGGCCATCGTCTTGGCCGCCGACTTTACGAAGCGAGAAAGGATCTGTGTCAGGCGCTTAATTTAAAAGCGATCCTTGCTGGCGGTCGTATACCGGGTTATCACAAACACAATGATGTTTCAGTGACGGATTATATTAATAAAGTCAGAAGAAAAGAGGTTCACGACCCCATTCTCTCGTTTCAGCTATCTAATGACTTTGATGTTAAGCGTTTGATGAATCGCTATTTACCCGAAGACGATAAGTCTGCGGGTTATGCCACACTGTTGGAGTGGGATAACTTCTTCTATGAAGAAGATGCATCCTCTGTGCATGATATTGAAAAAACCATCGTCCGCCTCGGGGTCGTGCAATGGCAGATGCGTCATGTGCTCTCAGTGGATGATCTTTTGAATCAGGCCGAATTCTTCGTCTCATCCTTAGCCAACTATCAGTCAGATTTCGCGCTATTTCCCGAGTTCTTCTGCGCGCCATTAATGGGGCTTGCACCTGATAAGCGCTCCGTCGAGGCGATCCGCTTTCTCAGTGAATTTACCCAAGCAATTAAGCAACGTTTTTCGCAATTGGCCGTCACCTACAACATCAATATTATCGCTGGCAGTATGCCCGTGTTGGAAAATGGCAAACTGTATAACGTCTCCTACTTAATGCATCGCGACGGTAGCATTGATGAGCAATACAAAATCCATATTACGCCGCACGAACAACGTGACTGGGTCATCGATGGCGGGGATACGGTCAAAGTCATTGAAACCGATGCGGGCCGAGTGGGTATTCTCACCTGCTATGACGCCGAGTTTCCTGAGTTAGGGCGTATTCTTGCCGAGCAAGGTGTACAGATCCTATTCGTGCCCTTTTGGACCGATACCAAAAACGGTTATTTGCGCGTGCGCCTTTGTGCCCAAGCGCGAGCGATTGAAAACGAGTGCTATGTCGCGATTGGCGGTAGCGTGGGCAACCTTCCTCGGGTAGATAATGTCGACATCCAGTACGCTGAGTCTGCGGTATTTTCACCCTCGGATGTCTATTTCCCGCACGATGCGACACTTGCGGAAGCGAATGCTAATACCGAGATGATGATTTTCGCTGACGTCGATTTGGACAAGCTCAAAATGCTGCATGAACGAGGCTCGGTGACGAACTTGAAACACCGTAGGCCCAAGCTCTATGCTAGCCATTTAAGCCAAGAGTAG
- a CDS encoding GGDEF domain-containing protein — MFNLHLPTLTLAYISVFWLLTIGVLLIGWQFNQHKDIKLWGLACLLISTGTSVYNIGNVTETSGLVWIGTTAAICSHILVWLGTKSFVGTSLSWRTASLAALLGVGVYTLILANHIPLALRITWYCAFYVAMHLAVLILIVESPERKRIGFKLYASVLLLLLILYGLRAYFAFDTPMKNTGLSQRYIAVYYLILMAEFVKFMTFIYLCFERLEHTLCQLALRDTLTQLPNRRAFVTQSAQRLLSNQPNALILADLDNFKSINDVYGHLAGDQVLVAFSQHLERITQQEGAFCARTGGEEFILLLSGQSVRRVQDIALQLKRQIEACQVTTEYGHHIQFTVSIGVGIKRQKQYVAMNQLFECADTALYEAKARGRNRIEFALTEHGDAPSSISPTSNQSPISQETDSPSLPKRYLERQSLS; from the coding sequence GTGTTTAATCTTCACCTTCCCACACTTACCCTGGCTTACATCAGTGTGTTCTGGCTACTCACCATTGGCGTGTTGTTGATTGGGTGGCAATTTAATCAACACAAAGACATCAAGCTGTGGGGGCTGGCTTGTCTGCTGATCTCGACGGGCACGTCGGTGTATAACATTGGCAATGTCACTGAAACGTCGGGGCTCGTTTGGATAGGCACCACAGCCGCGATTTGCTCGCATATTCTGGTGTGGTTAGGTACGAAATCCTTCGTGGGCACATCCTTGTCATGGCGGACGGCTTCGCTGGCCGCACTCTTAGGTGTAGGGGTTTATACACTGATTCTTGCCAATCATATTCCGCTTGCTCTCCGTATTACTTGGTATTGTGCGTTCTACGTGGCAATGCACCTTGCGGTTTTAATCCTCATTGTAGAGAGCCCAGAGAGAAAGCGGATAGGCTTTAAACTCTATGCGTCCGTGCTCCTCCTCTTACTGATACTTTATGGGCTTCGCGCCTACTTCGCCTTTGACACTCCGATGAAGAACACCGGCCTATCTCAACGCTATATTGCCGTGTATTACTTGATCTTAATGGCCGAATTCGTCAAGTTTATGACCTTCATTTACCTTTGTTTTGAGCGACTAGAGCACACGCTTTGTCAGCTTGCGCTCCGTGATACCTTGACGCAGCTTCCGAATCGACGCGCCTTTGTGACGCAATCCGCACAGCGCCTTCTTTCTAATCAACCAAATGCCCTTATCCTGGCTGATTTGGATAACTTCAAAAGTATTAATGACGTCTATGGGCATCTTGCTGGCGACCAAGTATTGGTCGCTTTCAGTCAACACTTAGAGAGGATCACCCAACAAGAAGGCGCATTTTGCGCCCGAACGGGAGGTGAAGAATTTATTTTGCTACTCAGTGGTCAGTCTGTGCGTCGCGTACAAGACATTGCGCTACAACTGAAACGCCAAATCGAGGCATGCCAGGTGACGACCGAATACGGCCATCACATCCAGTTTACGGTGAGTATCGGCGTCGGCATCAAGCGTCAGAAGCAATATGTCGCCATGAATCAGTTATTTGAGTGCGCGGATACCGCCTTATACGAAGCAAAAGCCCGTGGGCGAAACCGCATTGAATTCGCATTAACTGAACATGGTGATGCGCCGTCAAGCATATCACCAACATCCAATCAATCGCCCATCAGCCAGGAAACTGATAGCCCTTCTCTACCTAAACGTTATCTCGAGCGTCAATCTTTGTCATAA
- a CDS encoding LysE family translocator, protein MIDPNMLPVYLTAVVALLLVPGPDMLLIVSASLSYGKRVGMAASLGNATSGLILTGLAATGVSAMIAMSPTALTILQYVGAAYLLKMSIDMWRASPTDSAELAHHQGMGKYLYKRAVMTNLLNPKALLFFVLFLPQFISQQIQASSSTQLLTLGLLLNILGLVFNLLLVAIVGKLGNAMLTNTRVQMYQHKIMALVFAALAAWLFAQQSL, encoded by the coding sequence ATGATCGATCCCAATATGCTCCCCGTTTACTTAACCGCCGTTGTCGCGCTTCTGCTGGTGCCCGGGCCGGATATGTTGCTAATCGTGAGCGCCAGTCTTAGCTATGGCAAACGGGTTGGTATGGCCGCAAGCTTGGGTAATGCAACATCAGGATTGATCCTGACCGGGTTAGCCGCAACCGGCGTATCAGCCATGATTGCGATGTCGCCAACGGCCCTCACCATTCTGCAGTACGTAGGAGCCGCGTATTTGCTAAAAATGAGTATAGATATGTGGCGTGCCTCTCCAACAGACAGCGCCGAGCTCGCGCATCATCAAGGCATGGGCAAATATCTCTATAAACGCGCGGTGATGACCAACCTATTGAACCCAAAGGCACTACTGTTTTTTGTGTTGTTTTTACCGCAGTTTATTTCGCAGCAAATTCAAGCCTCGTCCAGCACGCAACTGCTAACGCTTGGGCTGCTCCTCAACATATTAGGGCTCGTTTTTAATCTGCTTTTAGTGGCGATAGTCGGCAAGCTTGGCAATGCAATGCTCACCAATACCCGCGTCCAAATGTATCAGCATAAAATAATGGCGCTCGTTTTTGCGGCACTCGCTGCCTGGCTTTTTGCTCAACAATCCTTGTAA